Proteins from a single region of Crassaminicella profunda:
- a CDS encoding DUF4184 family protein — protein MPFTFSHPAIVIPIKNKFEKYFDFTALVLGSMAPDFEYFIRFKPMGTVGHTIGGFFYFNLPLCLIMAYIFHYIIKKPFILNLPKPMDQWFYHIAMGRWSIKSIKDFFIFIYSAIIGMFSHVLWDSFTHDGGMFVEIIHGLRNHIHLMNYQIPIYKFFQHGSTLLGFLIILLYLYKNRGPYERNFYPIPIKTKLFYYASILMIATTIVFYRIFLVLGRLALEFIGIYIVTSINGIMIGITIISFIFNKCVDYN, from the coding sequence ATGCCTTTTACATTTTCACATCCAGCAATTGTTATTCCCATAAAAAATAAGTTTGAAAAATACTTTGATTTTACTGCTTTGGTCCTTGGGAGTATGGCACCAGATTTTGAATATTTTATAAGATTTAAACCAATGGGAACGGTGGGGCATACTATAGGTGGATTTTTTTATTTTAATCTACCCTTATGTTTGATTATGGCTTATATATTTCATTATATTATAAAGAAACCTTTTATTTTAAATTTACCAAAGCCTATGGATCAGTGGTTTTATCACATAGCTATGGGTAGATGGTCTATAAAATCTATAAAAGACTTTTTTATTTTTATTTATTCAGCAATTATTGGTATGTTTTCTCATGTGTTGTGGGATAGTTTTACCCATGATGGTGGAATGTTTGTCGAAATAATTCATGGATTAAGAAATCATATTCATTTAATGAATTATCAAATACCTATTTATAAGTTTTTTCAGCATGGAAGTACTTTGTTAGGATTTTTGATTATACTTTTATATCTTTATAAGAATAGAGGTCCATATGAAAGAAATTTTTATCCTATTCCAATAAAAACAAAATTGTTTTATTATGCATCAATTTTAATGATAGCAACAACTATTGTTTTTTACAGGATATTTTTAGTATTAGGAAGATTAGCCTTAGAATTTATCGGAATTTATATTGTTACTTCAATTAATGGAATTATGATTGGTATTACTATTATATCTTTTATTTTCAATAAATGTGTTGATTATAATTAA
- a CDS encoding MFS transporter: protein MRNNLITKRFSIVEFFFWGTFAAYYPYLTIFLDSKGLNNIEIGAILGMNSFISVFAQPFWGMVSDKTQSIKKIFIILLSIAIIMISSLSIYEGALLLGIVFAIITFFESALTPLLDSWVIMGIQGEKNTSYGNIRLWGSIGYAVMVYVFGQLIEIKGVESLYICYALFGVITIFLCTKVHINPSTCNNKIKDLKISKLLKNYDYIIFLTFAVGIFIPHKAAYTFLPRLMDAVGGNKVHLGIALSVMALSEVPLFILSNRLISKVKPIYIILFSTIFFILRQFLFTIASSPIHVILIQGLQGLSFALFLTGAVYYIHFLAPQELKSTAQTFGSAIFMGGSGIVGNYGGGWVIEKFGLVNMYHMGTYLSFGITLFFVMGMYFRKLKEGNKNERK, encoded by the coding sequence ATGAGAAATAATTTGATAACTAAAAGATTTTCTATAGTAGAATTCTTTTTTTGGGGGACTTTCGCTGCTTATTATCCATATTTAACTATTTTTCTTGATAGTAAAGGATTAAATAATATTGAAATAGGAGCTATATTAGGGATGAATTCCTTTATATCTGTTTTTGCTCAGCCATTTTGGGGAATGGTTAGTGATAAAACCCAATCTATAAAGAAAATTTTCATTATTTTATTGTCTATTGCAATCATTATGATTAGTTCCCTTTCAATTTATGAAGGGGCTCTTTTATTGGGAATTGTATTTGCTATCATTACTTTTTTTGAAAGTGCATTAACACCTCTTTTAGATAGTTGGGTAATTATGGGGATTCAAGGAGAGAAAAATACATCCTATGGAAATATTCGGTTGTGGGGGTCCATCGGATATGCGGTAATGGTTTATGTTTTTGGACAATTAATAGAAATAAAAGGAGTAGAAAGCTTATATATTTGTTATGCTTTATTTGGAGTCATTACAATATTTTTATGTACGAAAGTCCATATAAATCCTTCTACTTGTAATAATAAAATAAAAGATTTAAAGATTAGCAAGTTATTAAAAAACTACGACTATATTATTTTTTTAACATTTGCTGTAGGAATTTTTATTCCACATAAAGCTGCGTATACGTTTTTACCAAGATTAATGGATGCTGTTGGAGGGAATAAAGTGCATTTAGGAATTGCTTTGTCTGTTATGGCCCTCAGCGAAGTGCCGTTATTTATCCTATCAAATCGATTGATTTCTAAAGTAAAACCTATATATATTATTTTATTTTCAACTATATTTTTTATTTTAAGACAATTCCTTTTTACTATTGCATCTTCACCAATCCATGTTATATTGATCCAAGGTCTTCAAGGGCTTTCTTTTGCATTATTTTTAACGGGGGCAGTCTATTATATTCACTTCTTAGCACCTCAGGAACTTAAGTCTACAGCCCAAACTTTTGGATCAGCTATATTCATGGGAGGGAGTGGAATTGTTGGAAACTATGGGGGTGGATGGGTTATTGAAAAGTTTGGCCTTGTTAATATGTATCATATGG